In Catharus ustulatus isolate bCatUst1 chromosome 29, bCatUst1.pri.v2, whole genome shotgun sequence, the following are encoded in one genomic region:
- the ANGPTL4 gene encoding angiopoietin-related protein 4 translates to MQLSGAALLLCAAGLAAAPAPAPGAGTERRAAAGAGRERRAQFASWDEVNVLAHGLLQLGHGLKEHVERTKGQLRELGGRLSAHNSSLGRLLRQAREAQERGERLRGSVRELEGRGQQLLNLSEALRQRLEEVAADKDAIQGRLERLEGRVRLALQARPAGNQSARDLGALQSLMDAQNLRIEELLQKIKQQQYKLDKQNLQIKSLQSKVNLLIPLHHNKTQSPKWKINLKKSLNITNQSQNGSGEPVQTQKLPEDCHQLFLAGQQSSGIFQVQPAGSQPFKVYCDMTAEGGWTVIQRRMDGSVDFDQLWDAYKNGFGDLRGDFWLGLEKIHRLVQEGKYNLMIELEDWEGNSQVVQFVFSLGGENTAYTLNLLGPLSGELENAIGEFRQLPFSTRDRDHDLKADTNCAKHLSGGWWFSTCGHANLNGKYFRSIPRQRHERKQGIFWKTWKGRYYPLKSTIMKIQPAALEAEP, encoded by the exons ATGCAGCTGAGTggggcagcgctgctgctgtgCGCGGCGGGGCTGGCAGCGGCCCCCGCGCCCGCACCGGGAGCCGGGACCgagcggcgggcggcggcgggagccgggcgggagcggcgggcgcAGTTCGCCTCCTGGGACGAGGTGAACGTGCTGGCCCacgggctgctgcagctggggcacGGCCTGAAGGAGCACGTGGAGCGCACCAAGGGACAGCTGCGGGAGCTGGGCGGGCGGCTGAGCGCCCACAACAGCTCCCTGGGGCGGCTGCTGCGGCAGGCGCGGGAGGCGCAGGAGCGCGGCGAGCGGCTGCGGGGCAGCGTGCGGGAGCTGGAGGGCCGCGGCCAGCAGCTGCTCAACCTCTCCGAGGCGCTGCGGCAGCGGCTGGAGGAGGTGGCGGCTGACAAGGACGCGATCCAGGGCCGGCTGGAGCGGCTGGAGGGCCGGGTCCGTCTGGCGCTGCAGGCGCGGCCGGCTGGGAACCAGAGCGCTCGGGACCTGGGGGCGCTGCAG TCCCTTATGGATGCTCAGAACCTGCGGATTGAGGAGCTTCTGCAGAAAATCAAGCAGCAGCAGTACAAGCTGGACAAGCAGAACCTGCAGATTAAAAGCCTGCAGAGCAAG gtcaaTCTACTAATTCCCCTACACCACAACAAAACACAGTCTCCAAAGTGGAAGATAAACCTGAAGAAGAGCCTCAATATCACTAACCAGAGTCAGAATGGCAGTGGGGAGCCTGTGCAGACACAGA agctcccagaggaTTGCCACCAGCTGTTTCTGGCTGGGCAGCAAAGCAGTGGCATTTTCCAGGTGCAGCCTGCAGGATCTCAGCCCTTCAAAGTGTACTGCGACATGACTGCAG AGGGTGGCTGGACAGTGATCCAGAGGCGGATGGATGGCTCTGTGGACTTTGACCAGCTCTGGGATGCCTACAAGAATGGCTTTGGAGACCTTCGTG GTGACTTCTGGCTGGGCCTGGAGAAGATACATCGCCTTGTCCAAGAGGGAAAATACAACCTGATGATTGAGCTGGAGGACTGGGAGGGGAATTCCCAGGTGGTTCAGTTTGTCTTCAGTCTTGGTGGTGAGAACACAGCCTACACACTCAACCTGCTGGGGCCTCTGTCTGGAGAGCTGGAAAACGCCATTGGGGAATTCAGGCAGCTGCCCTTCTCCACTCGGGATCGTGACCATGACCTTAAAGCTGACACAAACTGTGCCAAACACCTCTCAG GTGGCTGGTGGTTCAGCACCTGTGGCCATGCCAACCTCAATGGGAAGTACTTCCGCTCCATCCCCCGGCAGAGGCATGAGCGCAAGCAGGGCATCTTCTGGAAGACATGGAAGGGCAGGTACTACCCCCTGAAGTCAACCATCATGAAAATCCAACCTGCAGCACTGGAAGCAGAGCCCTAA